Within Thermostichus vulcanus str. 'Rupite', the genomic segment TTATCCCGGCCAGGGATCCCAAGCCGTTGGCATGGGAGCAGACTTACGGGATTGGGAGGGGGCCAAGCAGAAGTTGGCTTTGGCCTGTGATCTATTGGGATGGGATCCCTTAGCGCTGTTGGAAGAACAAATTCACCAAACTCGCTACACCCAGCCAGCTTTGTTTACCGTTTCCGCCCTGCTAACGGATTACCTCTATGCTCAGGGCCAGACCCCTGCCTGCACGGCGGGCCACAGCTTGGGGGAATACAGCGCCCTCTATGCGGCGGGGGTGTTTGACTTTGAAACCGGCTTGCGGCTGGTGGCGCTGCGGGGTCAGTTGATGGATGCGGTAGGAGAGGGGGATCCCGCTGGGGGGATGGCGGCGGTGATCGGGTTTGACCGAGCCAAGTTAGAGCATCTCTGCGATGTCATTCCCGATGTGGCCATTGCTAATGACAATAGCCCGGATCAGGTGGTGATCACCGGCCATGTCGATTCTGTGAAAGCCGTCTGTGAGCAACTACAGGCCAAACGGGCTGTTCCTTTGAAGGTGAGTGGTGCTTTTCACTCCTGGTTGATGCAGGCTGCTGCCGATGAATTTGCCCAAACCCTAGAGGCAATCCACTTTCAAACCCCACGGGTGCCGGTTTACAGCAACAGTACCGCCACTGCCAGCCAAGATCCGCAGCTGCTCAAACAGGCCCTTTTGGTGCAAATGACAGCCCCGGTGCGGTGGCGGGAAACTGTTCTGCAAATGGCCGCCGACGGCATCCAACAGGTGTGGGAAATCGGCCCAGGGGCTGTGTTGACAGGGTTGGTGAAACGAACTGTACCGGCGCTGCAGCGACAAAACTTGAGTACCCTAAGCCTCTAGGTTTTGCGCTTGAGTTGTCCCCTGATGAGATCCGTTGAGATCTTGAGACCTCTTGAGATCAGCTGAGATCGCCGGGATCAGACCTGTCGAGATGGGGATCCGGGGTTACCCCGCATCCACCCTTAAGCTGGGATCCGACCCAACAAAACCTCCACCAAAGCCTGTAGAGAAACGGGGGTTGTGCCGTAGCAAGCCAGGTAAACTGGGATCTGCGGCAGGGCGGATGGATCCTCGGGGGATCCCAAGGCTAAGCCGATCACTTTTTCGGGGGAAAGGGCGCTCACCAGCTTCGCCAGTAACTCACTCTGGGCCGGGTGACGAAAGAGATCCAGGGATCCCACCACCACTTGCTCAGCCCTTTTGACCCTTTCCAGGAGTATTGGCCAATCCTCAGGGTTGGGATCCAGGGTAATCCGGAAAACTTGAGCACTGGGTAAGGCGTGTTGCAGCAGCTCCCCCAAGAGAGGAACCGGGGTAATCAGCAATAGGTCAGGGGCTAAAGGGGGCAGGGATCCCTTGAGAAGGGTAATGCTGGCTAGGGCAATGCGCTGAGCGAGAGCCTGATGACTGGGACTGGTGGCAGGCTTGGCGGTTTCTGCCCTTTTCGAGTCGGGTGGGGATCCCAAGCGATAGCGTTGTTTCAAGTTCAGGATCCGCTGCACCGATTGCTCCAGTTGCTGCACCGATAACCGTCCGCTGCGGAACCCCCGCAACAGGTGGGCATAGGCTTCTTTTTGCACCACCGGTGTAAAGCCGCGATCCGCTCCAAACAGAAGAATATCGGCCCCCGCTTGAAAAGCCAGTTCTGCCGCCTCCGGGATCCCGTAGGTTTGGGCAATGGCCCCCATGGTCATGGAATCCGTGAAAATGACCCCTGTAAACCCCAGCCGTTGCCGCAACTCGCCAGACAAGATCTCAGGAGCCAGTGTTGCCGGTCGTTCGGATCCCAGGGCAGGCATCACCACATGCGCCGTCATGATTGCTTCTGCCCCTGCTTGGATCAGGGCTTGAAAGGGGTAGAGTTCCGTGGCTTGCAGCTCCACCAGCGGGCGATCCACCCGTGGTAACCCCAGGTGGGAATCGATATGGGTATCCCCATGGCCGGGAAAATGTTTCGGGGTACAGAGGATCCCGGCTTGTCGATACCCCCGCAGCATCGCCAGGCCGTAGTCCGCCACCTGTTGCGGGTCAGACCCAAAGGCACGGATGCCGATGATTGGGTTGTAGGGGTTGCTGTTGACATCGACAACGGGCGCGAAGTTCAGGTTGAACCCCAAGCTTTTTAGCTCGATGCCCACGACTTGGGCCATGGCTTCGGCATCTTCAAGGGATCCCGCTGCCGCTACCGCCCTAGCGCTGGGAAAAACCGTCACCCCTTCTGTGAGACGCACCACCGGCCCCCCCTCTTGGTCAATACCCATCCACAAGGGGATCCGACTTTGGGCTTGGGCAGACGCAGTTAGCTGAGCGACTTGGGACAGCGTTTGGATATTCCCAGCAACCGAGTAGAAGATCAGCCCACCTATGTGATACTCCCGGATCATTTCTTTCAGGGCAGGCGATAGCAACGGCCCCTCGAAATAAACCAAAAATAGTTGCCCCACCTTTTCCTCAAGGCTCCAGGTACTCAGATCCATTTCGTTCAGGGGG encodes:
- the fabD gene encoding ACP S-malonyltransferase, producing the protein MTIAWIYPGQGSQAVGMGADLRDWEGAKQKLALACDLLGWDPLALLEEQIHQTRYTQPALFTVSALLTDYLYAQGQTPACTAGHSLGEYSALYAAGVFDFETGLRLVALRGQLMDAVGEGDPAGGMAAVIGFDRAKLEHLCDVIPDVAIANDNSPDQVVITGHVDSVKAVCEQLQAKRAVPLKVSGAFHSWLMQAAADEFAQTLEAIHFQTPRVPVYSNSTATASQDPQLLKQALLVQMTAPVRWRETVLQMAADGIQQVWEIGPGAVLTGLVKRTVPALQRQNLSTLSL
- the nagZ gene encoding beta-N-acetylhexosaminidase, which encodes MTRFIDSPLNEMDLSTWSLEEKVGQLFLVYFEGPLLSPALKEMIREYHIGGLIFYSVAGNIQTLSQVAQLTASAQAQSRIPLWMGIDQEGGPVVRLTEGVTVFPSARAVAAAGSLEDAEAMAQVVGIELKSLGFNLNFAPVVDVNSNPYNPIIGIRAFGSDPQQVADYGLAMLRGYRQAGILCTPKHFPGHGDTHIDSHLGLPRVDRPLVELQATELYPFQALIQAGAEAIMTAHVVMPALGSERPATLAPEILSGELRQRLGFTGVIFTDSMTMGAIAQTYGIPEAAELAFQAGADILLFGADRGFTPVVQKEAYAHLLRGFRSGRLSVQQLEQSVQRILNLKQRYRLGSPPDSKRAETAKPATSPSHQALAQRIALASITLLKGSLPPLAPDLLLITPVPLLGELLQHALPSAQVFRITLDPNPEDWPILLERVKRAEQVVVGSLDLFRHPAQSELLAKLVSALSPEKVIGLALGSPEDPSALPQIPVYLACYGTTPVSLQALVEVLLGRIPA